In Saccharolobus solfataricus, a genomic segment contains:
- a CDS encoding winged helix-turn-helix transcriptional regulator — translation MISRKWLLLVLNTIGNEGKLGFNSILNSIDDISPKALSDVLKTMEEMGLVKKVIVKSSPPRVEYSLTYEGKKLRKAVIPLFKWAAEHTGHYECPILQSNKLNKEEYS, via the coding sequence GTGATTTCTAGGAAATGGCTACTCCTTGTCCTAAATACTATAGGCAATGAAGGTAAATTAGGATTTAATTCTATTCTAAATAGTATCGACGATATTAGTCCAAAGGCATTATCAGACGTATTAAAAACAATGGAAGAGATGGGCTTAGTCAAAAAAGTTATAGTAAAATCTTCACCTCCTAGAGTAGAGTATTCACTTACTTATGAAGGAAAGAAGCTAAGAAAAGCGGTAATCCCTTTATTCAAATGGGCTGCAGAACATACTGGACACTATGAATGCCCAATACTACAATCCAATAAACTAAATAAAGAAGAGTATAGCTAG
- a CDS encoding heavy-metal-associated domain-containing protein: protein MAKIRKLEVEVRNMCCGHCATNVSKSVKEISGVREVDVDLREGLAFISIDEKADMNRVINNIREKITDLGYMVGEIKIIGGV, encoded by the coding sequence GTGGCGAAGATAAGGAAATTAGAAGTTGAAGTAAGAAACATGTGCTGCGGTCACTGTGCTACTAATGTAAGTAAAAGTGTAAAGGAGATAAGTGGTGTAAGAGAAGTGGATGTAGATTTAAGAGAAGGGCTAGCATTTATTAGCATAGATGAAAAGGCTGATATGAACAGAGTAATAAATAATATAAGAGAAAAAATTACTGACCTCGGATACATGGTAGGTGAAATAAAGATAATAGGAGGTGTATAA
- a CDS encoding ADP-ribose-binding protein produces the protein MYKNPYGLEIYLIKGDITEIEADAIVNAANSYLQHGGGVAYAIVRKGGYIIQKESDEYVKKFGPVPVGEVAVTSAGKLKAKYVIHAVGPRYGIEGEDKLESAIFKSLLKADELSLSSIAMPAISTGIYGYPFEICARIMANVLKGYKPKTLRKVMICLYTKDAYDVFKSIFNSILKN, from the coding sequence ATGTACAAGAATCCATATGGCCTTGAAATTTACCTTATTAAAGGGGATATAACGGAAATCGAAGCTGATGCCATAGTTAACGCTGCTAATTCCTACCTACAACATGGTGGAGGTGTAGCTTACGCAATTGTTAGAAAGGGAGGTTATATAATTCAGAAGGAAAGTGACGAATACGTTAAGAAATTCGGCCCAGTTCCGGTGGGGGAAGTTGCCGTTACTAGTGCAGGGAAGTTAAAAGCTAAGTATGTTATTCACGCAGTAGGTCCAAGGTATGGAATAGAGGGAGAAGATAAGCTAGAATCGGCAATTTTCAAATCATTGTTAAAGGCTGACGAATTATCCCTAAGCTCAATAGCTATGCCAGCTATTTCCACTGGAATTTATGGTTATCCATTTGAAATATGTGCTAGAATTATGGCTAATGTTCTAAAGGGTTATAAACCTAAAACCCTAAGGAAAGTTATGATATGTCTTTACACTAAAGATGCATATGACGTTTTTAAAAGTATATTCAACTCGATTTTGAAAAACTAA
- a CDS encoding glycosyltransferase: MDILAVVDFGLNEKTGGYKRNFEIMKRLPKRVNIDIVPSIRNVRLYSFRKDLISLLKGLNSTPDYVIELLEKGSNVEEFLNGLKKKKYDVAVVYSNSSENVELARRITSAPIGVQLQLEPFYRDLTTLFKIKFRGVTGKAVRKFKEAMEESKKEELKWKGLIERGNLNFAISVSKVPLINSGLDRLLSYRVTKPGNAFDENMLKFRGDKEDYAVYFTRLMPEKGLFEIPLIWKKLRRDIRLYVMGQFVDESDKDDFLSLVKRLNVNVEYIGLKEEEELYSIVAKALFTVYPSHYDSFSLVVLESLALGTPVYAYDTLALREIFGNVKGVHLVREGDVKGLADLISSFKGEEVPIPEDYSSWDRVAEAELEDIKAFAKK, translated from the coding sequence ATGGATATTTTAGCAGTAGTTGACTTTGGGCTTAACGAAAAGACAGGTGGTTATAAGAGGAACTTTGAGATCATGAAAAGGTTACCAAAGAGGGTTAATATAGACATAGTCCCTTCTATACGAAACGTCAGACTTTACTCATTTAGGAAAGATTTAATCTCCTTATTAAAAGGGTTAAACTCCACTCCGGATTACGTTATTGAACTATTAGAAAAGGGTAGTAACGTTGAGGAGTTTTTGAATGGACTTAAAAAGAAGAAGTATGATGTTGCAGTCGTTTATAGTAACTCCTCAGAGAACGTTGAGTTAGCTAGAAGAATAACTTCTGCCCCAATCGGAGTTCAACTACAACTGGAACCATTCTATCGGGATTTAACAACACTTTTTAAAATAAAATTTAGGGGAGTAACTGGTAAAGCCGTAAGGAAGTTTAAGGAAGCAATGGAAGAGTCAAAGAAGGAGGAATTAAAGTGGAAGGGATTGATAGAGAGAGGTAACTTGAACTTTGCAATCTCTGTAAGCAAGGTCCCCTTAATTAACTCAGGTTTGGATAGACTCTTATCGTATAGGGTTACAAAGCCTGGTAACGCTTTTGATGAGAATATGCTAAAGTTTAGGGGAGATAAAGAGGATTACGCGGTTTATTTTACAAGGCTTATGCCTGAAAAAGGGCTTTTTGAAATTCCATTGATCTGGAAAAAATTGAGAAGAGACATTAGGCTTTACGTTATGGGTCAATTCGTAGATGAGAGCGATAAAGACGATTTCCTTTCCTTAGTCAAGAGACTTAACGTTAACGTAGAATATATTGGTTTAAAGGAAGAGGAAGAACTTTACAGTATCGTAGCAAAGGCTTTGTTCACTGTATATCCTTCACATTACGATAGTTTCTCCCTTGTAGTTCTCGAGTCCTTAGCATTAGGAACTCCAGTTTACGCTTATGATACTTTAGCCCTAAGGGAAATATTTGGCAACGTCAAGGGAGTCCATTTAGTAAGGGAAGGCGACGTAAAGGGCTTAGCAGACTTAATATCAAGTTTCAAGGGTGAAGAAGTGCCAATCCCAGAGGATTATTCCTCTTGGGACAGAGTCGCTGAAGCTGAGTTAGAAGATATAAAAGCCTTTGCAAAAAAGTAG
- a CDS encoding PIG-L deacetylase family protein: MRRVLIVAPHPDDETLCCGGTIQIFKEKGYKISVIIVTDGRYGSPDDKLKGSSELIEIRRQEALRATKILGIDEVKFLNFEDSKVSEEDAENALAEFLRENDVVFSPIPFDNHPDHANIGKAVEKLYPNAYFYLIWGNTQVNWREVKFDIRKYKESKLRAINQYISQIGGLPLERFTGDYEVFWTKG, from the coding sequence ATGAGGAGAGTTTTAATCGTTGCACCCCACCCAGATGATGAGACACTATGCTGTGGCGGGACTATTCAAATTTTCAAGGAGAAGGGTTACAAGATAAGTGTAATCATAGTAACTGACGGAAGATATGGTTCTCCAGACGATAAGTTAAAGGGAAGTTCAGAGTTAATTGAGATTAGGAGACAAGAAGCATTAAGGGCTACTAAGATCTTGGGTATAGACGAGGTTAAGTTCTTAAACTTTGAGGATTCTAAAGTTAGTGAAGAAGATGCTGAAAATGCCTTAGCGGAGTTCTTGCGTGAAAACGATGTCGTCTTCTCACCAATACCCTTCGATAATCATCCAGATCACGCAAACATAGGTAAAGCAGTGGAGAAGTTGTATCCAAATGCTTATTTTTACTTAATATGGGGTAATACACAAGTCAATTGGAGGGAAGTCAAGTTCGATATTAGAAAGTATAAGGAGAGTAAGCTTAGGGCAATAAACCAATATATAAGCCAAATTGGCGGTTTACCTTTGGAGAGATTCACCGGAGATTACGAGGTTTTTTGGACTAAAGGTTAA
- a CDS encoding lycopene cyclase domain-containing protein, with protein sequence MEIFKPDYLMIDSMIFFPTLILSFLIKRNYVKLLKSIGIVSPIYLFWDFLATWRNSWTFNPKYVAGIYVIDLPIEEVMFFLVTPFATLLIFDFVMGKVRDKEVKWVPKVVCVAIPLLLLTLPFVYNYSYTFIDLVYLIMSLIVSLLIGRNLLASRNFWIFMGLSYIPFLVFDYFLTSDPVVIYGSHSIVGIRFITIPIEDFIYSFSMITFYTVFYIRGNSLWMKQK encoded by the coding sequence ATGGAGATCTTTAAACCCGATTATTTGATGATAGACTCAATGATTTTCTTTCCAACTCTGATTCTTTCGTTTTTAATTAAGAGAAATTACGTAAAGCTTTTGAAGTCGATTGGAATCGTTTCCCCAATTTATCTATTTTGGGACTTTCTCGCTACATGGAGAAACTCATGGACTTTTAATCCTAAGTACGTAGCGGGAATTTACGTAATAGATTTGCCCATAGAAGAGGTAATGTTTTTCCTCGTAACTCCTTTTGCTACTCTTTTAATATTTGACTTTGTCATGGGTAAAGTAAGGGATAAAGAAGTAAAATGGGTCCCAAAAGTTGTATGTGTAGCAATTCCATTGTTGTTACTTACCCTTCCGTTCGTTTACAACTATTCGTATACCTTCATAGACCTAGTTTACCTGATTATGAGCCTTATAGTTTCTCTGCTTATAGGAAGAAATTTATTAGCATCTAGAAATTTCTGGATTTTCATGGGATTAAGTTACATTCCCTTTCTAGTATTTGACTATTTCCTAACCTCAGATCCAGTAGTGATATATGGGTCACACAGTATTGTAGGGATTAGATTTATTACAATTCCAATTGAGGATTTTATTTACTCCTTCTCGATGATCACATTTTATACAGTATTTTACATTAGGGGTAACAGTTTATGGATGAAACAGAAATAG
- a CDS encoding phytoene/squalene synthase family protein, producing the protein MIEKLEEIFKKGSVTYYNSSYFFPKKIREDVTKLYAFVRVFDDLVDSVPQKIEEYYNLRKLYQLEKSGYNTGNIVLQNFVELARRKGFEDSWIDAFLDAMESDIYKKVYYSIEELLKYMYGSAEVVGLFMMKILDLHNDSMYYARMLGRAMQFLNFIRDVQEDLYLGRQYLPVEDMEKFGIDKMECNEGFIEFIRYEISRYFEFEREAEKGFKFIPARYLVPIKTASEMYKWSALRIKKSPCIVLSKKVKPRRTKIVITVIKNFAGVYLWRSLNPII; encoded by the coding sequence ATGATTGAAAAACTTGAAGAGATCTTTAAGAAGGGAAGCGTTACATATTATAATAGCTCTTATTTCTTTCCAAAAAAGATTAGGGAAGATGTAACTAAACTTTACGCCTTTGTAAGGGTATTTGACGATCTTGTCGATTCTGTTCCACAGAAAATAGAGGAATATTATAACTTGCGAAAGCTCTATCAATTAGAGAAGAGTGGTTATAATACTGGAAATATTGTATTGCAAAATTTCGTTGAGCTAGCTAGGAGAAAAGGATTTGAGGACAGTTGGATAGATGCTTTTCTAGATGCAATGGAAAGTGACATATATAAGAAAGTGTATTACAGTATTGAGGAACTTTTGAAGTACATGTATGGTTCTGCTGAAGTAGTTGGTCTATTCATGATGAAGATTCTAGATTTACATAATGACTCAATGTACTATGCCAGAATGCTTGGAAGAGCAATGCAGTTTTTAAATTTCATCAGAGACGTCCAAGAGGACCTGTATTTAGGCAGACAATACTTACCCGTTGAAGATATGGAGAAATTTGGAATTGACAAGATGGAGTGTAATGAAGGTTTTATAGAATTCATAAGATACGAAATTAGCCGTTACTTTGAATTTGAAAGGGAGGCAGAAAAGGGGTTTAAGTTCATACCAGCTAGATACTTAGTTCCCATAAAGACTGCTTCAGAAATGTATAAGTGGTCTGCGTTGAGGATAAAGAAGTCTCCGTGTATCGTATTATCAAAAAAGGTAAAGCCTAGAAGGACGAAAATAGTGATAACTGTAATAAAGAATTTCGCTGGCGTCTATCTATGGAGATCTTTAAACCCGATTATTTGA
- a CDS encoding sterol desaturase family protein, with the protein MMLIYYVGMAVLTFVGMEFVARLMHKYVMHGLLWFIHEDHHKEKQAELEKNDLFGLVFASVSVYLFFLGIQGSYVALSIAIGMSSYGIAYFFIHDMVIHDRHLHLRSWGLKHRPFKDLILVHDIHHKEGKGNWGFLFVIKGLDKVPILKDE; encoded by the coding sequence ATGATGCTCATATACTATGTGGGGATGGCGGTACTAACGTTTGTAGGCATGGAATTCGTAGCCAGATTAATGCATAAATACGTTATGCATGGTTTACTCTGGTTTATCCATGAGGATCATCATAAGGAAAAACAAGCTGAGCTCGAAAAAAATGACCTATTTGGTTTAGTGTTTGCCAGTGTGTCGGTTTACCTTTTCTTTTTAGGCATACAAGGAAGTTATGTAGCTTTAAGCATAGCTATTGGTATGAGTAGTTATGGAATAGCTTATTTCTTCATTCATGATATGGTGATCCACGATAGACATTTACATTTAAGATCTTGGGGTTTAAAGCATAGACCTTTCAAGGATTTGATACTGGTTCACGACATTCATCACAAGGAAGGAAAGGGCAATTGGGGATTTTTGTTCGTTATAAAGGGTTTAGATAAGGTTCCGATTTTGAAGGATGAATAG
- a CDS encoding phytoene desaturase family protein, with the protein MKAVVVGAGLGGISTAILLKKFFDEVVVLEKNTTPGGRARYFSVGEFRFDMGPSWYLMPEIFEEFFSEAGENPHPIIRVNPPVKVMESKFLKKEYREFTGDNVDDRYLNKTRLFYDFSKKFIKKEMVFSDFLDKEVLVNISALFDTLDNFNARYFRDSLMRKAMGFSSVFIGGSPFRVPAVYAMINYAIYGQGVFYPYKGFEGYVKRLYEIARKKGVEFKFDFPVNKVKIDEGKVVEVSSNIKREMGDVFVFNMDYFYADSLLPEEYKVISGRRYKLSPSAILAYIGLEDTLDLPHHTVIINGDWREHFTSIDRNSLPSVENTSYYVSYRGATNKETRDLVILIPVGTGTEISKELIDGVIRDLEVKIGCKIKASYIRIYGPDDFKRDYNAYEGTAFGLAHTLDQTGPFRLPMKNTRLKNLYYVGQYTQPGIGVPMVTLSSMIVSKKISKEFL; encoded by the coding sequence ATGAAGGCAGTAGTAGTAGGTGCTGGGTTAGGAGGAATTTCAACAGCTATATTGCTAAAGAAGTTTTTTGATGAAGTTGTAGTACTGGAAAAGAATACAACTCCAGGCGGGAGAGCTAGGTATTTTTCAGTAGGTGAATTTAGATTTGATATGGGTCCTTCATGGTATTTAATGCCAGAAATTTTTGAGGAATTTTTCTCTGAGGCAGGAGAAAATCCTCATCCAATAATTAGAGTTAACCCTCCAGTTAAGGTAATGGAAAGCAAGTTTCTCAAAAAAGAATATAGGGAATTCACTGGAGATAACGTAGATGATAGGTACTTAAATAAGACAAGGTTATTTTATGATTTTTCTAAGAAGTTCATAAAAAAGGAGATGGTTTTCTCAGATTTTCTTGATAAGGAAGTATTAGTTAACATATCGGCATTATTTGACACTCTAGATAATTTCAATGCCAGATATTTTAGGGACAGTTTGATGAGAAAAGCTATGGGTTTTTCATCAGTATTTATAGGTGGTTCCCCATTCAGGGTACCAGCAGTTTATGCTATGATAAACTACGCTATTTACGGTCAAGGAGTTTTCTATCCTTATAAGGGTTTTGAAGGCTACGTAAAGAGATTATATGAAATAGCTAGAAAAAAGGGAGTAGAATTCAAGTTCGATTTCCCAGTTAATAAGGTTAAAATAGATGAAGGTAAAGTGGTAGAAGTATCGTCAAATATTAAGAGAGAGATGGGAGATGTATTCGTCTTCAACATGGATTACTTTTACGCCGATAGTTTACTACCAGAGGAATATAAGGTTATAAGTGGTAGGAGGTACAAGTTATCTCCATCAGCTATTTTAGCCTATATTGGATTAGAGGATACTCTGGATTTACCTCACCATACTGTAATAATTAATGGTGACTGGAGGGAGCACTTCACATCCATAGATAGGAATTCATTGCCTAGTGTAGAAAATACTTCTTATTACGTGAGTTACAGAGGAGCGACCAATAAAGAGACAAGGGATCTAGTTATACTAATACCCGTAGGTACAGGTACTGAAATTAGTAAAGAGCTTATAGACGGGGTAATTAGGGATTTAGAAGTTAAGATAGGATGTAAGATTAAGGCTAGTTATATTAGAATTTATGGGCCTGATGATTTTAAAAGAGATTATAATGCATATGAGGGAACGGCATTTGGCTTAGCTCATACTCTAGATCAGACTGGGCCCTTTAGGCTTCCAATGAAGAATACTAGATTAAAGAACCTATATTATGTTGGGCAATACACTCAGCCTGGAATAGGAGTACCAATGGTAACGCTTTCATCCATGATAGTCAGTAAGAAAATATCGAAGGAATTTTTATGA
- the cobA gene encoding uroporphyrinogen-III C-methyltransferase has product MGKVVLVGAGPGDPELITLKGIKYLQMADVIVYDKLVSRELINYAKPSSFVIFLSNDDIEVDLLRKYALEDKLVIRLKNGDPYIFGRGGKICQELIKDGIECEVIPGVSSVNSVPAYAGIPLTFNGVSDMVTIVSAVSQGGKLFNFQKIPDYGTLVVLMGGRRLEEVSKWLMAKRDPSEDVAVIERGTYLDQKVHVNKLEKLAEVGNNLATPSLLVLGNVVRLREILWKFR; this is encoded by the coding sequence ATGGGTAAGGTAGTTTTAGTAGGTGCTGGTCCTGGTGATCCTGAACTAATAACGTTAAAGGGTATTAAATATTTACAAATGGCTGATGTAATAGTCTACGATAAGTTAGTGTCCAGAGAACTCATTAATTACGCTAAGCCGTCGAGTTTTGTAATATTCCTCAGTAATGATGATATTGAAGTTGATTTATTGAGAAAGTACGCTTTGGAAGATAAGCTTGTGATTAGGCTAAAAAACGGAGATCCCTACATATTTGGAAGGGGAGGGAAAATTTGTCAAGAGTTAATTAAAGACGGTATAGAGTGTGAGGTAATACCCGGAGTTTCGTCAGTTAACTCAGTCCCTGCGTATGCTGGGATACCACTCACTTTCAACGGAGTCTCCGATATGGTAACAATCGTAAGTGCAGTTTCACAAGGTGGGAAGCTCTTTAACTTTCAAAAAATTCCAGATTATGGTACTCTAGTAGTTTTAATGGGAGGCAGGAGATTAGAGGAGGTGAGTAAATGGTTGATGGCTAAGAGAGATCCTTCAGAAGACGTAGCAGTTATAGAAAGAGGGACTTATCTGGATCAGAAGGTACACGTCAACAAATTGGAGAAACTAGCTGAAGTTGGTAATAATTTAGCTACTCCTTCTTTGTTGGTTTTAGGAAACGTTGTGAGATTGAGAGAAATTCTATGGAAATTTAGATAA
- a CDS encoding nitrite/sulfite reductase, whose product MKIPIEPNFRTDPKDYSEEERAKLKTKGLTEDTIGIYSSFHDLSREDLEKEVSLIAKSFGIYIEFNRDKMKLNGVKDWIYMVRLPIPGGGPISSKQWRILDDISNKYTISDAYTGYPSPSLKLTTRQAIQFHHVKKRDLPNLIREVAESGFLTVNGCGDNVRNTIACPLSKYWVFDANSLARKIANYFRLPLDLYLQVFEIPLIENRQFDRESFKYGENLLPRKFKIAIAGVLRTINGKYIIDNCVEVQSNDIGIVPLIEDEKVIGYQIYVGGSMGENNSYPTFSALGLPIGTVVNDSELIKVLDAIVTIQEEWGDRKNRHWARFKYVVYKMGLEWLREKVREHSGIQLGKIVKVDLTHKDLHLGWINLGDNKWAYGIFVENGRLIDGKNGRTKSMIRYIADNFDNLMFYITPNQHLLITEIDQPQKEKIDGILREFNYGFRDGKPYSSLRINSTACVGFPTCKLSFTDSERFLPSLIDELERRGWKDIPVSIGLSGCVAQCSRPALHPISWVGSGYELYMLKIGGGNGSLGEPLIDWDENSIYLYQVPSNRLADVTEALFELYEKNKDISEDPSLVFRLLGNKKIIEWLKGHEKTKDLMKPHKFDRKIEGYREYHDLLRKRLEEVSRYG is encoded by the coding sequence GTGAAGATTCCCATAGAGCCCAATTTTAGAACAGATCCTAAAGATTACAGTGAGGAAGAGAGAGCAAAGCTGAAAACTAAAGGATTAACTGAGGATACAATAGGAATATATTCGTCATTCCACGACTTATCTAGAGAAGATCTCGAGAAGGAAGTGTCCTTGATAGCTAAAAGTTTCGGGATATACATTGAATTCAATAGAGATAAGATGAAATTAAATGGAGTCAAAGATTGGATATACATGGTAAGGCTACCGATTCCCGGAGGAGGTCCAATAAGCTCTAAACAATGGAGAATTTTAGACGATATTTCCAACAAATATACGATATCGGATGCTTATACTGGATATCCCTCACCATCTCTAAAACTGACTACGAGACAAGCTATTCAATTTCACCACGTAAAGAAAAGGGATTTACCTAACCTTATAAGAGAGGTCGCTGAATCTGGTTTTCTCACTGTAAACGGTTGTGGAGATAATGTAAGGAATACGATAGCTTGCCCACTTTCCAAGTATTGGGTTTTCGACGCGAATTCATTAGCTAGAAAAATTGCTAACTACTTTAGATTACCTTTGGATTTATATCTTCAAGTCTTTGAAATACCTCTGATAGAAAATAGACAATTTGATAGAGAATCTTTCAAATATGGTGAAAATCTTTTACCGAGAAAGTTTAAGATCGCCATAGCGGGGGTATTGAGAACAATTAACGGAAAGTATATAATTGATAATTGCGTTGAAGTTCAATCCAACGATATAGGCATAGTCCCTTTAATAGAGGATGAAAAGGTAATAGGTTATCAAATATACGTTGGTGGATCAATGGGTGAGAACAATTCTTATCCAACTTTTTCGGCTCTTGGACTTCCGATTGGTACTGTAGTAAACGATAGCGAATTAATAAAGGTGTTAGATGCTATTGTGACAATACAAGAGGAGTGGGGAGATAGGAAGAACAGGCATTGGGCTAGATTCAAGTACGTTGTATATAAGATGGGATTGGAGTGGTTAAGGGAAAAAGTAAGGGAACACTCTGGGATACAATTAGGCAAAATAGTTAAAGTAGATCTCACCCACAAGGACTTACATTTGGGTTGGATAAATTTAGGCGATAATAAGTGGGCTTATGGTATTTTCGTTGAAAACGGTAGGCTAATAGACGGCAAAAACGGTAGGACAAAAAGTATGATCAGATATATTGCAGATAATTTCGATAATTTAATGTTTTACATAACTCCAAATCAACATCTATTAATTACTGAAATAGACCAGCCGCAGAAGGAGAAAATCGATGGGATACTTAGGGAGTTCAACTACGGATTCAGAGACGGAAAGCCATATTCCAGTTTAAGGATTAACTCAACGGCGTGCGTAGGATTTCCAACATGTAAATTGTCCTTCACTGATTCTGAAAGATTCCTTCCAAGTCTAATTGACGAGTTAGAGAGAAGAGGGTGGAAAGACATTCCAGTTTCAATAGGACTGTCAGGTTGTGTAGCTCAGTGTTCAAGACCAGCCCTTCATCCCATTAGTTGGGTAGGTAGTGGATATGAGCTTTACATGTTAAAGATAGGTGGAGGAAATGGAAGTTTAGGAGAACCACTAATTGACTGGGACGAGAATTCTATTTACCTATATCAAGTTCCGTCCAATAGACTAGCTGATGTAACTGAAGCGTTATTTGAACTATACGAAAAGAATAAGGATATAAGTGAAGATCCTAGTCTAGTATTTAGGTTGCTGGGTAATAAGAAGATAATTGAGTGGTTGAAGGGTCACGAAAAGACTAAAGACCTCATGAAACCTCACAAGTTTGATAGAAAGATTGAGGGCTATAGGGAGTATCACGATCTGCTAAGAAAACGTTTAGAGGAGGTGAGTAGATATGGGTAA